A stretch of DNA from Aspergillus flavus chromosome 3, complete sequence:
GAGGGCGTGGGCGCCGACCAGAGCCACAATCTCCTGGTCGTTGAATCCCATGCGGTAGAAGATGTCACGGACGTGCTGGTGGTCCTTGGAGGCGTCGGGCAGACGGCCGTCAGGGGTGCAGGCAGCGACGTCCTTGTCCTGGCGGCCGGGTCTCCAGGGGATGGCAGGGCCACCCAGCTCCTGGATGGCGCAGGAACCAGCCAGAGTCCAGAGATCGGAGTAGGTGATCCAAGGGAACTTGGCCTTGACAGGCTCCAGGAAGTCTCTGGCAGCCTTGAGACCAGCGTTGGCGCCGTGGTCGGACTCAGGGGCGAATCTCATGGTGGCACCGTTGCTACCTCCGGTACCAGTCTCCTTGTCATAGGTGCCACTTGCGTGCCATGCCAGACGGACGAGGACCTATGGAAGATCACATCAGTTCCAATAGCTTACGCGACTTGAGTTTGAAGGCTTACCGGTCCATAGCTGCCGTCATCATAGTCAGTCTCATCGGCGAGGCGACGAGCAATCTCGTCGTACACCTTCTGGTAGTCCTCCTTGGTGGGGACGAAGTTCTTGGAGCTGACGGAATCGCCGCCCTGCAGGTAGAAGTATgcaccagcaccaccggCAACAGCGAGACCAGCCCAGAGGAAAGTGTTGCTGGACTTGGCCTCACCAGCCTCGGAAGCGTAACCGCGACGAGCCGAAGCACGGAAGGCCTGGGTGGGAAGAGCGAAACGAGTGCTGCGGACCGCAGGTCTGACGGAAGGAGTCGAGCGGAGGAAGGCCCGGGAAGCGGTTCTCGCAGCTGAGGCCATTGTGAAGGTGTTTTAAGGAGGTGATACAAAGGGGATGGAGATGAATCAACAAGAGAAACGACTACGGCAGATGAagtcgagaagaaggaagatgaaggaatgaaaggaatgaatgagcgagaggagaagaggagaagtcgGACGACGGCAGGGATACTACTAATAGGTACTTCCGAATGGCTTTCCAGGAGTCCGAAGGTCATCGAAACTGGCGATACGCACCAATCAGAGTGTTTGGGAGCTTCTGTCTGGACCAGAGCTTTTTATTAAGCACTCCGCATTTTGTGCAGCTTTTTGGTTCCTTAGTCTGAGGGGATGCTCGATTGATTGCTTGGACCACCGTGGACGCCTCCTCGATCCATGGCTCTTTGTCAATTTCTCATTCGGCCTCGATCACAGAAAACCTTCACAGCATCATGATCATTCTTGCGATTCTATTCTGATTCAGCAAACACACATGTTCTTTGTGTAGACGGCTGCGACATCTTCCCAAACAACATCAACCCGATCTCCAGGTCGGCTCCACATGGTCAAATCATCTCCCTCTTCCGTTACTAATTGCGACACGCTGTTTGGTAGACATGACCCACTCCGTCTGAGTAACCGAGGATTATTGAATTCCATCCTTTGAGAGAATCGAGACCCCCTCACATTAGAAAGCGATCTTCGAAGCGAATTCTTTGTCAACTGCCATTCGCTGCCCTCGACCGTATCACATTCCCCTACCTCAAGGGGCATCAGATTCCTCATATCGATAAATCCACACTACGGAATTCCACTGCAAATCCTCCAgcttttttctcttcgcgTTCGGAGTTCCTCGCCGCGTGATCCGCCCAGGGAGCCTTATGTAAGCTCATACAGTTCGCTAGTTCAAAGGGTGAATGCCTCAGCTTCTATAAAGCACTTTGCTCCTAAGCACACTTATACTTGGCTCAGCTTAATATCCTCTCAAATACCTGTCTAGTCTTCACCATTGCTTCTACGAATTAACTCACTATAGCTTAGAATAGACACTTCATCATGAGAGCCAAGAAGCAGACGTGATTATAAGCCTTACCACCCATTAGTCTTAGCAGTTAGACAAGTGCTATACTAAATGGTGATACTTTATCGCTCGTTATGTATTTTTACAATCAACTTGGGTCTTTGCAGTATTCAGAGGCTAAAGCAGTATTGATtgtagtactccgtatcgGAGATGCTTTAATAAAagcagagagagaagaagtatatatacttcaaATTCCACGATCGACACCTGCATTCCAGGGAGGCTAAACATCGAACAGAGCTGACGATGATGAGTGTGATGTTAATCAACGATATTATAAATTGCCTACAGCACGTTTCCAATTATTTGGTACACCTTGATAATAGAAAACGGGGAAATATCAAGGTAATGTGatagatataatatctaataatatacAAATAGTAAGTTGAACAGGTGCAATCGAGGACTGGTCTGCTGCTATTCTTAAAACCTTTATGATTAACCTCCAGTTGTGATGATAAAAGAGGCCATATTGGGgcataaaaatatattcgGTAATCATCCATGATTCATTGGATACAACTATGCTTGCTATGGATATATTCACCACATATGTATGTAATCACAATAATTGATACTACAAGGCTACCGTCGAGGTTAAAAACCACCATATCAAGTCTGCAAGACATGTACGCTTCAAAAGTAGTTTACCGCAATATGCTCATCCATCAAGTTTGTCAAATCCTCAATAAAACCACTCGCAATCACCGCTGCCACTCCAAACGCAATCGATATATACCAAACTCGCGCAAATGCTGGAGCAAAGGCATTGATAACAGCATCATGTAGCATATTCAGTTTCTCGGCCGTGTTGAGGGCAGAAACACTCAGGGCCCATTCCTTCCATGGCGTTTCCAGAAGGGTGGGCATCATAGTCTCCAGTACGTCAAAGTCGGTTATTCCGGTCTCAATCGCAACGGGAACAACATACTCGTATGTGTTATGCGTGAGCACGGAAACAAACTGAGTGTAAAAGATGCTTGTGCCGATAAGCTTGACCAATGCTGCGAAGGCAAACGGTAAGACAGGTCCCTGTCGCAATTAGATCATCTGGACAGATGACTGTCATGATGAGCTGGTTGGGGATCAGGACGCCGCCAACGGCGATCAGGGACAGAACTAATGGGGCCCAAACAATGTTTATGTTGTGGGTGTCTACTGCAACCATGCAGGATATGGCTGTGGATTGTATCGTCAGAATGCTGAACACGATTAAGTCGAATCCttctttatatatctcaTTTACCGATAGCTTGGATTATGCAGAAAAAGCTCATGATCCATCGTAAATGGCCTTTGAAAGCAGAAACCATAAGGGCAGAGATGATGGCTCCACCCAGGATACAGAACCCGAAGGGTAATGTTCTGATGCCCAGTTCTGTTTCATCAGAATTATAGACACCAACGGCCTCCAGGACCCAGAACACAAGAATTGATACATAGTTAATGCCAGAAAAGAGGATAACCAGCATTAAAGCAGTGAATGTCCGAGGATGCTGTAGCAGTCGACGCGGGAGCATCGGATGAGGAGCCAGAAAGATCTCataaagaaagaggagtACGCCGGACGCGAGACCAATCTTAAGAAAAGCAATAACTCGGGGAGAGTGCCAGGGGTACGCTTGACCACCCCAGTTAAACCcgacaagaaaaaggaccGTTCCACAGGCCATGAGAAATCCGCCCAGAAAGTCGATCCGCTTAACTTTCTGGAACCAAGTCAAGTTCGCTGAGTTTGGCCGAGGCGGGGGCCTGTAGAATAGGAAGACGATAATAAAAATCAAGAAATTCCAGACTGCAATCATGCAAGCACAATATCGCCAGTTGGTTCTTGAAATCAGCTCCCCGTAGAGCGATACCGGGGCGAAGGGTAAAAATGCCGCTACGACCATAGCAGTGTAGTATCCTCTGTATTTGATCGGTACAATTTCAGTGATAGCTGCAATAGCCATAAGCTCTTGCACTGCAATTCCCACTCCGGCAAGAACTTGGCCAGCTGTATAGCCACCCGCTGTGGGCGTGGACGCGCAGACAATCACTGCGATCATTGAGGATGCAATGTCGGCCGGAGTGATTCTTTTGCGGCCAAACATGCCTGCCAGGGGTCCGGCAAATGGAGAGATTACGCCACAAGAGACTATTTGAGTTGTGAAGAACCAGATGAGCAGGCTTGATGCATTGAAGCTGGCAGAGACAAGGGGTGTGATGGCTGCGAACACGAAAGGCTGGACTTGGGAACCCACGGATGCCATTCCCAATCCAATGATGACCATCACAAACTTCCAATCCGTGAGCTAAGAGGAAGAATGCATGTTAGAAGGTCAAGTCTGCAAGATCGAGAAGGCGACGTACCCTGGGAGCGCTCTGATTGCCAGCCATATCTTTTTGTTGAACATTTCCCTCGATATCAGTCGCTTCTTTGGCCCATTCAACTTGTTCCTTGTCCATTTTGCAATTCGCTTTGGTACTCATTTGTGGGGGAGAAATCAAGAGTGCAGTGTGTCAAATTGGATTTCCCGGATAGCAGCGACAGTATCTATATATGCGTTTTGACGGCGATGCGACCTCTCTTCAGTAGTCCTTCCTAGCCCCGAATCTCGGCGTCATATGAATCTTACCCCATAATTCGACTCAAAACTGAGACTAGTATAAATCGTGCTAAGTTTGCGGGGAATCCGGCACCTGCCCGGCACCTGGTCTGATCCTGAATGTCCGGGTGTGAACATGGAGCATGCTTCGCCACAAGCTATGGTCCCCACAAAGCCTTATCTATCTGACCTGGTCTGCAAACCGCGTAACTGGACTGAAGTATACCAAGGAGAGAGTCTTTGGCTAGTTTCTGGACGTTCTCTCCTGTTGGTGGGTGCTtcgggggaaaggaagagttACAAGGCAAATTGTCTCCAGACTCCACCTCAAATGGAAGTGATTCAGGAACTTGGGGAATCTTGGTAGATTGATGATAGGGCAGCTCCACGGCAGTAATTTTGAATGATAGCCCTCAAGTACTGGTACATTTGTATTTGACTTGAGCCGTAGGATGTTTTACTCTTAGATTTCCCCAACTTTTGCAACATTTGTACTTCCTGGCATTACCCTCTCTGGAACTTCCTTGTTTGGAGGAAGATTGCTATAAACCATCTCTGAAGCTTTATTAGCAGCAAACTGCCAACCATGCGGCTCGCCGTCCGTGATTTCGAGGTCAACCAGTGCCCCATCAAGCCGGGCCTGATGAACAAGATTATGAGTATCatcaaggaagatatcaTGACCGCTAATACTGATCCATGAATGTGCCGGGAGCACCTGCTTCCAAGCCTGTCGACCTGTGAACGGCCGTGTAAAGTTCACAATCGCGAGAGGCGGCAGATGCCCACTAAGATCTCTCGGGATGAAAGTATTCACGTCTCGATCTAGAAGGTGTTTATTGAGAGCATCCTTATACCTGTCTCTCTTGAATGACGGTGATTCATTTGTGAGGTTGCTCCATGGACAGAGAAGCAAAGAGCCCCCAGGCTTTGGAAGGGTTGTTTCTGTCAAGGCAAGTAGAAATGATAGAGCTAAATGACCCCCGGCGGATTCTCCTCCAACAACGATCCTACTGGCCTCAATCCCCTCGTTGAACAGCAAATGGCGGTAAGCAGCcacagcttcttcttgctgacGTGGATAAGTCGCGAATGGTGCTAGCGTGTAGTCCACGGAAAATATGCTGGCTGCACATTCTGCAGTCCTTAGCAGAGCCACAGCCTCACCCAAGGGGCCGCCCAAGCAGTAAGCACCCCCATGAAACCAGAGAAGTACTACGTCGCTGTCCTTTGGCCGTAGAGGTTTCTCAGGCGGCCCTTGGCAGATCCAGTAACCCGAGCACAGTCCTTCGGATACTCTGATACACAGCTCGTCTTTCCAGTTCATGAACCTGGGTACATTCAGAAAGACTGCGGGATCCTTTCGCTTGAGCACTTGATGTAGAGTTGGTACAGGAAGAATGGAGAGCCTGAAGGATTTGTGAATGTCCAACCTCATTTGACCGACCGCAAGATTGCTAAGAACCTACCCACGGAGCATTGAGCAGAGCATTGAGCGGCGCAAGTCCTCCCTAAAGGGAATCTCGTTTTCGAAAAGTGCGCGGCGAACAAGTAAGGAGATTATTATCCAGGGCACAACAATGATAACCACCGCTGCAAGTATGAAGATATCTCGCATCACGAAGGCAGCAGTGACAAACTGGGCAGCAAGGGAGATCTGGGTCTAACAAAACTTGGAAGTCTCTGTGGCTGAAGGATTCTGAGGATTGAGTCGTGGAATCTGACGAACGGCTGCTGCCGAGGCTCGCAAGCTAGGTCATGTTGAGACCTTTTCTCTGTATACTCAACCATACCAAGGGTCTGCTTTGATAGATCGTCCTGGATCCGTAGCCTATCAGGAGGTCTCAACCAGACCCACACCGGGGGCCGGACTGTGAACTTAAAATGACCGGAGACCGGAGATATGTCGCGGTAACGCAACTGTAGAGTTCTTGTGCAAGACAACGGTGCGTGCGGAGACTTGTTTACTGGGCAGCTATCATGTCGGTGCTAACGGTATTGATGCAAATGTTTGAATCCAGACATTTGCTCAAAACGGGAGGATAGATGTGGCGTTAGACGTAAAAGGCCTTCATCAGATCATACTGTGCAGTACTAGATGAGCTAGGGTCGCTTTGGACATGACTCTCGGTGGAGGGCTCCAGTCCCTGTGGATATAATGCGCTGTGTTCCTGCAAGCTCTGCTCGATGCGATCCACCTTTTCCAGAATACTATCACCATATACCTTCGCCGCATGGGTTGCGTCGATCGCGATTTGAGACATCAACTGAGCAACATCCCTCACCGTACGGAGGTATTTCTTGGTGTCTTCATAGTGCATATAGAGAATCTCACAACTCCTTAGAACGTATTCGCAGCCATAAACCATTTTGAGGAAAGCCGTATCTGCTAGGTAGCGCAGGTAATCCATCGCCAGTGGCGACAGCTCTGTAATAAAGCCGCAAAAGTGTGCAGCACCGTGGATCGATTTCATGACCATTTCCAACTGCGTAGAATACGGAAGGGCCTCAGTCGAGGACTCGCGTAGAAGACGTACCGAGTAAGTGCTGATACAGAGCCTGGTGAAGCGATAGTTGAAGGCGATGAAGGTTAGCGCCCTGTCAGAATAGCTTGCCCCTAAAGGAGAATGAGTTTATCCTGTACTGGAAGTCTAGCAAGGAATGAACCTGAAAAGATAGAACGGACTACATAAGTTTATAGATACACTTCCGTACACATAGGCAGATGTGAACAGTGAAGTATTCGCAATCGATCAGGTAATGCAAAGGAGGTCATCGCTCTCCAGATTCATATTTTATCTTCGTTCTTTGAATCTCTACTCACCGGGAGTAGCTGACCATCATCACTCACTGATCTATCACGTGATTGCCATGAGCGGCTCACGGATCCCGGGCTGAAAATTACTGCCTGAGCCTGAGCACCTGTCGAAGAGGCGACTGAATATTCAAGCCAAAGTACGTACACAATAACTACAGCAACACATCGAATACAGTTCATGATGTCCGTCGTAAAAATAGTCCTGCCGTTCGATCAAAGCGAACACCAGGGTGGAGTAGACGCAGCCCTGCTAAAAGCTGTTTGGTTTTGATCTCCCACTGAACGAACGATAAAAAAGTATGCCTCTTCGCCATTGAAAAGGCTAGACGCGCACTGTGTGGTATTGTTCGGTATGTCCTACGGATTGTCTGTCGATCATTGAATGCATTAAACAATGGAGGGTCAGATTATGATGCTCAAACATAGAAGCACCATGCgctgatgagaaagagaagttcTCCCACGGGGGTTTCACTTCGGAAGAAATACTCCGTGACCAGCACGGGTCACATGACTGCTTCGGTTAATCTTAGTCTccctgtactccgtacctctGTGTGTAACTATTCGGTGTTGGTATATATTTCTGGGCGTACGTGATGAATATCCTGATCCAGTACTAGTGTAGTCTCTCAATATACATTTCATACTGATTTAAATCATAACACAAGTTCCATATCTTGAGTGTGCTCACCTCAACTTGAACCCCCAACCTCCTGACAAGGACCCACCACAGCAGCGACTCATCACGTGAGAACATACGATAAAAACTTTTCACTTCAACCAGCcgctcttccttttcttttcttttctcacaCTTTTACCTTGCATTAGAGTAATCTAATGTAAACGATCGCATAATCAACCTACATACTGGTCCACCCACAGGATCGTGGGTCATATTGGCGAACCAGATTGAAGTGGGCAGCTTAAGGCTCTTCTACCGTGCTGGATTCCTTCGGGGGTCTACGTGCGATGGTGGCCGGAGCCATCAGCTGCTCATACATCCTTTACTGACTACCTGTAATGTGTAATTGCGTAGAATGATTTGTGGTCTTCGACTGCGGTATGAGATATTCTTGTAGGGGTTCCTGCTATCACCTGACTGGCAGGATGTATCTCCAAACCCATGAAGACCATGAGTGTCATGATATTGCTTAAGACGGGCTCCGTGGACATGGGATGGCCATTAACGTCGAAATTGTCAAGACCAAGACTCACTGTCTCCATTCCCGTAGAAGCATACGCTGGTGGGTCACATTGCCATGATGCTGCAATGCTGGACAGGCAATAGTTGCCCACCTAGAAACTTGAGGCAAGCTGCTCCAAAGCAATT
This window harbors:
- a CDS encoding putative cytochrome c peroxidase Ccp1 (unnamed protein product) produces the protein MASAARTASRAFLRSTPSVRPAVRSTRFALPTQAFRASARRGYASEAGEAKSSNTFLWAGLAVAGGAGAYFYLQGGDSVSSKNFVPTKEDYQKVYDEIARRLADETDYDDGSYGPVLVRLAWHASGTYDKETGTGGSNGATMRFAPESDHGANAGLKAARDFLEPVKAKFPWITYSDLWTLAGSCAIQELGGPAIPWRPGRQDKDVAACTPDGRLPDASKDHQHVRDIFYRMGFNDQEIVALVGAHALGRAHPDRSGFDGPWNFSPTVFTNEFFRLLIDEKWQPRKWNGPAQFTDKTTGTLMMLPADMAFVKDKAFKKHVERYARDSDAFFKDFADVYVKLLELGVPFESKPEDRIVFKTSQ
- a CDS encoding major facilitator superfamily domain-containing protein — translated: MDKEQVEWAKEATDIEGNVQQKDMAGNQSAPRLTDWKFVMVIIGLGMASVGSQVQPFVFAAITPLVSASFNASSLLIWFFTTQIVSCGVISPFAGPLAGMFGRKRITPADIASSMIAVIVCASTPTAGGYTAGQVLAGVGIAVQELMAIAAITEIVPIKYRGYYTAMVVAAFLPFAPVSLYGELISRTNWRYCACMIAVWNFLIFIIVFLFYRPPPRPNSANLTWFQKVKRIDFLGGFLMACGTVLFLVGFNWGGQAYPWHSPRVIAFLKIGLASGVLLFLYEIFLAPHPMLPRRLLQHPRTFTALMLVILFSGINYVSILVFWVLEAVGVYNSDETELGIRTLPFGFCILGGAIISALMVSAFKGHLRWIMSFFCIIQAIGFDLIVFSILTIQSTAISCMVAVDTHNINIVWAPLVLSLIAVGGVLIPNQLIMTVICPDDLIATGTCLTLIGTSIFYTQFVSVLTHNTYEYVVPVAIETGITDFDVLETMMPTLLETPWKEWALSVSALNTAEKLNMLHDAVINAFAPAFARVWYISIAFGVAAVIASGFIEDLTNLMDEHIAVNYF
- a CDS encoding Alpha/Beta hydrolase protein, whose amino-acid sequence is MRDIFILAAVVIIVVPWIIISLLVRRALFENEIPFREDLRRSMLCSMLRGLSILPVPTLHQVLKRKDPAVFLNVPRFMNWKDELCIRVSEGLCSGYWICQGPPEKPLRPKDSDVVLLWFHGGAYCLGGPLGEAVALLRTAECAASIFSVDYTLAPFATYPRQQEEAVAAYRHLLFNEGIEASRIVVGGESAGGHLALSFLLALTETTLPKPGGSLLLCPWSNLTNESPSFKRDRYKDALNKHLLDRDVNTFIPRDLSGHLPPLAIVNFTRPFTGRQAWKQVLPAHSWISISGHDIFLDDTHNLVHQARLDGALVDLEITDGEPHGWQFAANKASEMVYSNLPPNKEVPERVMPGSTNVAKVGEI